One Pseudoalteromonas aliena SW19 genomic window carries:
- the recD gene encoding exodeoxyribonuclease V subunit alpha: protein MSELNEQPGLFDDIDQASSDEPLNVLEPQGEVAVANAITEVPLLEYLLAQNRLRVVDVKLAELLCANNKEQTHNELFYIILLLCLSQQSQHSCLTLNEVDWSNPFNLRKGDFNQLDGNVPSTLSPFSDDFNVHTALSYLQSHESVGENKPLQLFNDRLYFARLAGYEQTLADRLLSMSERKLNINNEVLAELLHTYFPADSAIETDWQKVACAIAATKGFSVITGGPGTGKTTTVTKLLAILQSLYKTAPLSIKLVAPTGKAAARLSESILGAKNKLTTIPDDIKTLIPQSAQTIHRLLGVKPFTNKFRHNKSNPLHLDVLIIDEASMVDLSLMAKLIEALPAHARLILLGDKDQLASVDTGSVMSDLCQGLTLEQTPSYSQARCNELNSLCFNNEPKLVSQSVSQFKLADCIAFLQHSYRFDAQSGIGQLALAVNTNNTGILNYVEQQSTEGRFNDIILDYDFVAKPIEKLVKSAASHYAKYLNLIAQGANVAQIHAAFASYQLLAAVREGDYGVHSLNQRIERVLQQQGLITVSPNTHHYTGMPIMVSQNDYQLKLFNGDIGILMPDESGQLKAIFIDEQGNQRAFSPARLPAHDKVYVMTIHKSQGSEFSYTAMVLPPLKQARMGINRQLVYTGITRAKNTFELVADKKVLQLAMNKSVSRASGLYQRLKL from the coding sequence ATGAGCGAGCTAAATGAGCAACCGGGTTTGTTTGACGATATTGATCAAGCGTCTAGCGATGAACCTCTAAATGTTCTTGAACCACAAGGTGAGGTGGCTGTAGCAAATGCAATTACCGAAGTCCCGTTACTTGAGTATTTATTAGCGCAAAATCGACTACGTGTAGTTGATGTAAAACTCGCTGAATTACTGTGTGCTAATAACAAAGAGCAAACACATAATGAACTGTTTTATATTATTTTACTGCTGTGCTTATCGCAGCAAAGCCAACATAGCTGCTTAACCTTAAATGAGGTTGATTGGAGCAATCCTTTTAATTTGCGCAAAGGTGACTTTAATCAACTCGATGGCAATGTACCCAGTACGCTAAGCCCGTTTAGTGATGATTTTAACGTGCACACAGCGCTTAGTTATTTACAAAGCCATGAAAGCGTGGGCGAAAATAAACCACTGCAACTGTTTAACGACCGGCTTTATTTTGCTCGCCTTGCCGGTTATGAGCAAACACTTGCTGATAGATTATTAAGCATGAGCGAGCGAAAGCTCAATATTAATAATGAAGTATTGGCTGAACTTTTACACACCTACTTTCCTGCAGATTCTGCAATTGAAACTGATTGGCAAAAAGTGGCATGTGCGATTGCCGCCACCAAAGGCTTTAGTGTGATCACAGGTGGCCCAGGTACAGGTAAAACCACCACAGTGACTAAGTTGCTGGCTATTTTGCAGTCGCTTTATAAAACCGCACCGCTTAGCATTAAGCTGGTGGCCCCTACAGGTAAAGCAGCAGCACGTTTAAGTGAGTCTATCTTGGGCGCTAAAAATAAGCTCACAACGATTCCCGATGATATAAAAACGCTTATACCGCAAAGCGCTCAAACTATTCATCGCTTATTGGGCGTAAAACCGTTTACTAATAAATTTAGACATAACAAAAGCAATCCGCTGCATTTAGATGTGCTGATTATTGACGAAGCCAGTATGGTCGATTTATCGCTGATGGCTAAATTAATAGAAGCGCTACCTGCGCACGCGCGATTAATACTTTTAGGTGATAAAGATCAACTTGCCTCGGTAGATACCGGCAGCGTAATGAGCGATTTATGCCAAGGTTTAACACTTGAGCAAACGCCAAGTTATTCGCAAGCACGTTGTAATGAGCTAAATAGTTTATGCTTCAATAATGAGCCTAAGCTCGTATCGCAAAGCGTGAGTCAATTTAAACTCGCAGATTGCATTGCCTTTTTACAACACAGTTATCGATTTGATGCACAAAGCGGCATTGGTCAACTAGCACTTGCGGTAAACACCAATAACACCGGTATTTTAAATTACGTAGAGCAACAAAGTACTGAAGGGCGTTTTAACGATATCATTTTAGATTATGACTTTGTAGCAAAACCGATTGAAAAGCTCGTTAAAAGTGCTGCGAGTCATTATGCAAAATACCTCAACTTAATAGCCCAAGGTGCAAATGTTGCACAGATACATGCTGCTTTTGCTAGTTATCAGCTTTTAGCTGCGGTACGAGAGGGCGATTACGGCGTGCATAGCTTAAATCAACGAATAGAGCGTGTATTGCAACAGCAAGGCTTGATCACCGTAAGTCCTAATACTCATCATTATACGGGTATGCCTATTATGGTGAGCCAAAACGATTATCAACTTAAGTTATTTAACGGCGATATTGGCATTTTAATGCCAGATGAAAGTGGGCAGCTCAAAGCCATATTTATTGATGAGCAAGGTAATCAGCGAGCATTTTCGCCTGCACGCTTGCCGGCGCACGATAAAGTATATGTGATGACTATTCATAAATCACAAGGCTCAGAATTTAGCTACACCGCTATGGTACTGCCACCGCTAAAACAAGCCCGTATGGGGATCAACAGGCAGTTAGTGTATACGGGCATAACCCGTGCTAAAAACACCTTTGAGCTGGTTGCAGATAAAAAAGTACTGCAACTAGCGATGAATAAAAGCGTATCGAGAGCATCGGGTTTGTATCAAAGATTGAAGTTATAA
- the recB gene encoding exodeoxyribonuclease V subunit beta, translating into MQALNPLTMPLIGQSLIEASAGTGKTYTITGLYLRYLLGMQIEGELNTPLSVEQILVVTFTDAATQEIKDRVRSRIIAARDALLGQNPNDELIEGVIAKIDDKHRAFDLLDAAAKSMDEAAIFTIHGFCQRMLKQHAFESGVAFNLEFILDERDILLETIKDFWRAFVYPLNKERTDAILDVFAAPESLFAQVASILNKANAHITPQINLEDVWKARDEYITCVPAFKKAVLEQEFIGAIKSSGLSGSKTPARKGSLAALEAYCLGGDLFFEFGTNKYSFEVWSTESLSGAGNYKKNQPLFMHPLLSQFDELAALNNTINQGLKIAVVQHAARWVKAAIVKRKQEQSVITPDDLLTNLHSALNNEQGDVLAQKIAQLFQVAMIDEFQDTDPIQYGIFSKIYGQQNTTLAMIGDPKQAIYGFRGADIFTYIGAKEAVQTDQQFTLGTNFRSSTDIVNSVNSLFGKHANSFIYNDAIPFNAVAAKGKKAEDSFLIDGKPATAFEFNVFVDEAADEKNKPTNKGVGQAHLATHFANKIVTLLEKAKQGNACIGSTPVSASDICILVRDRVEAQIMKKALSEAKIASVYLSRESVFSQELSHHLLNFLTALHGQYDESLLRGVLAGPLFCLSYNEIHALADDENKWQEHLNFFAQLSHIWNKQGAMAMLERLMSHNQLSAKWQGLGYNVERWLTDFRHLGEILQQKQIELEGTLRLLRWFAQKVSQQDGETVQVRLESDANLVKIVTMHASKGLEYPLVFMPFASGYREAKEALYHDNGKLIYDLSKDEDALQKAEQERLAEDLRLLYVALTRAVHFCALGVYNIGQGQSSRLAMQSSALGHVLFAGLELASSQTWRTHLSEFCDANSAMGYQQFTSHTLLEQGTLSFNNSESAQQTLTVNSVTATIERNWRATSFSALSFKKHSDQLAPGRSDEDHEKDEFAVQEDELPSPYSFPKGPKPGSCLHEIFEQIDFTSPVVHPTNNEQNLSEVVKRSLEKYHIGEQWREVAEKWVLDVLECSLDNSLLSLGVLAPNDCLVEMEFNLPLESLSAPKLNEMLVKHFGFTQSKLEFSQVKGLLKGFVDLIFCYQGKYYILDYKSNYLGSTPADYKGDMLEQAMSSHQYHLQYLIYTVALHRLLKQRIANYSIETHLGGVYYTFLRGMPAGQGVYFKKLTVEQVIILDSLFSQGAML; encoded by the coding sequence ATGCAAGCGCTTAATCCTCTTACTATGCCGCTCATTGGTCAAAGTTTAATAGAAGCCAGTGCGGGTACAGGTAAAACCTATACAATTACGGGGCTGTATTTACGTTACTTACTAGGTATGCAAATAGAAGGTGAGCTAAATACGCCGCTCAGTGTTGAGCAAATCTTAGTGGTGACATTTACCGACGCTGCTACCCAAGAAATTAAAGACCGCGTACGCAGCCGAATTATTGCTGCGCGCGATGCACTACTTGGGCAAAACCCAAACGACGAACTCATTGAAGGCGTAATTGCCAAAATTGATGATAAGCACCGCGCCTTTGATTTACTCGATGCAGCTGCTAAATCGATGGACGAGGCAGCTATATTTACCATTCATGGTTTTTGTCAGCGGATGCTAAAACAACATGCGTTTGAGTCGGGTGTGGCGTTTAACCTCGAGTTTATTTTGGACGAGCGCGACATACTGCTCGAAACCATTAAAGATTTTTGGCGCGCGTTTGTATACCCACTTAATAAAGAACGCACCGATGCTATTTTAGATGTGTTTGCCGCACCAGAGTCGTTATTTGCTCAAGTGGCCAGTATTTTAAATAAAGCCAATGCACACATTACGCCACAAATAAATTTAGAGGATGTATGGAAAGCGCGTGACGAGTACATAACCTGTGTACCTGCATTTAAAAAAGCAGTGTTAGAGCAAGAGTTTATAGGTGCCATTAAAAGCTCGGGTTTAAGCGGGTCTAAAACGCCAGCTCGAAAAGGCAGCCTTGCAGCGCTTGAAGCATATTGCCTAGGCGGCGATTTGTTTTTTGAATTTGGCACTAACAAGTATTCGTTTGAAGTGTGGAGTACAGAAAGCTTAAGTGGTGCAGGCAATTATAAAAAAAATCAGCCATTATTTATGCATCCCTTACTAAGTCAGTTTGACGAGCTTGCCGCCCTTAACAACACCATAAACCAAGGGCTAAAAATAGCGGTTGTACAACATGCAGCACGCTGGGTAAAAGCCGCCATAGTTAAGCGCAAGCAAGAGCAAAGTGTGATCACTCCCGATGATTTATTGACCAATTTACACAGTGCGCTTAATAACGAGCAAGGCGACGTACTGGCGCAAAAGATTGCGCAGTTGTTTCAGGTTGCCATGATTGATGAATTTCAAGATACCGATCCGATTCAGTACGGTATTTTTAGTAAAATTTATGGGCAACAAAATACCACGCTTGCCATGATAGGCGACCCCAAACAGGCTATTTATGGCTTTAGGGGGGCGGATATTTTTACGTATATTGGCGCAAAAGAGGCAGTGCAGACTGATCAGCAATTTACGCTTGGGACTAACTTTCGCTCAAGCACCGATATAGTCAATAGCGTTAATAGTTTATTTGGCAAACACGCTAACAGCTTTATTTATAACGACGCCATACCGTTTAACGCAGTAGCTGCTAAAGGTAAAAAAGCGGAAGACTCTTTTTTAATTGATGGCAAACCCGCTACCGCATTCGAGTTTAATGTATTTGTGGATGAAGCCGCAGACGAAAAAAACAAACCAACCAACAAAGGTGTAGGGCAAGCGCATTTAGCCACTCACTTTGCTAATAAAATAGTGACCCTGCTTGAAAAAGCAAAACAAGGTAATGCCTGTATTGGCAGTACTCCTGTAAGCGCTTCCGATATTTGTATATTAGTGCGCGACCGTGTTGAAGCGCAAATAATGAAAAAAGCGCTTAGCGAAGCCAAAATAGCCAGCGTGTATTTATCGCGCGAGAGCGTTTTTAGCCAAGAGCTTAGCCATCACCTACTTAACTTTTTAACGGCGCTACATGGTCAATATGACGAGTCACTGCTGCGCGGTGTATTAGCTGGCCCGTTATTTTGTTTAAGTTATAACGAAATACACGCACTCGCTGATGATGAAAATAAATGGCAAGAGCATTTAAACTTTTTTGCACAGCTTAGCCACATTTGGAACAAGCAAGGCGCTATGGCTATGCTTGAGCGCTTAATGAGTCACAACCAACTTAGCGCTAAATGGCAAGGTTTAGGGTATAACGTTGAGCGTTGGCTGACGGACTTTAGGCATTTGGGCGAAATACTTCAGCAAAAACAGATAGAGCTTGAAGGCACGCTACGTTTACTGCGCTGGTTTGCACAAAAGGTAAGCCAACAAGACGGTGAAACAGTACAAGTACGCCTAGAAAGTGACGCCAACTTAGTTAAAATTGTCACTATGCATGCCTCAAAAGGGCTTGAATACCCACTGGTATTTATGCCGTTTGCCAGTGGCTATCGCGAAGCAAAAGAAGCGCTTTATCACGATAACGGCAAGCTAATTTACGATTTAAGTAAAGACGAAGATGCACTTCAAAAAGCAGAGCAAGAGCGCCTAGCTGAAGATTTACGCCTGCTTTATGTAGCTCTCACGCGGGCTGTGCATTTTTGTGCACTGGGTGTTTATAACATTGGGCAAGGGCAAAGTAGTCGCTTAGCTATGCAAAGTAGTGCACTAGGACACGTTTTATTTGCAGGGCTTGAGCTTGCCAGTAGCCAAACATGGCGCACGCATTTAAGTGAGTTTTGCGATGCTAATAGCGCGATGGGCTATCAGCAATTTACCTCACACACATTATTAGAGCAGGGAACACTTAGTTTTAATAATAGTGAAAGTGCGCAGCAAACATTAACTGTTAATAGTGTAACGGCAACTATTGAGCGTAATTGGCGAGCAACCAGCTTTAGTGCGTTGAGCTTTAAAAAGCACAGCGACCAATTAGCCCCAGGGCGAAGTGATGAAGATCACGAAAAAGACGAGTTTGCAGTGCAAGAGGACGAACTACCATCACCTTATAGTTTTCCTAAAGGGCCAAAGCCTGGTAGCTGTTTGCACGAAATATTTGAACAAATAGATTTTACTAGCCCTGTAGTTCATCCAACTAATAACGAGCAAAACTTATCTGAGGTAGTTAAGCGCAGCCTTGAAAAATACCACATAGGTGAGCAATGGCGAGAAGTGGCTGAAAAATGGGTGCTTGATGTTCTTGAGTGCTCTTTAGATAACAGCCTTCTTTCATTGGGTGTGCTTGCCCCCAATGATTGCCTAGTCGAAATGGAATTTAATTTACCACTTGAGAGCTTAAGTGCACCTAAGCTAAACGAAATGTTGGTTAAACATTTTGGTTTTACGCAAAGTAAGCTTGAATTTTCGCAAGTAAAAGGTTTATTAAAAGGTTTCGTCGATTTAATATTTTGCTACCAAGGTAAATATTATATTTTAGATTATAAGTCTAATTATTTAGGCAGTACGCCAGCTGATTACAAAGGCGACATGCTTGAACAAGCGATGAGCAGTCATCAATATCATTTACAGTATTTAATCTACACGGTAGCGCTGCATCGTTTATTAAAACAACGTATAGCTAATTACTCAATAGAGACCCATTTAGGCGGCGTGTATTACACGTTTTTACGTGGAATGCCAGCAGGGCAAGGCGTGTACTTTAAAAAGCTAACTGTAGAACAAGTGATTATTTTAGATAGCTTATTTAGCCAAGGAGCCATGCTATGA